The following is a genomic window from Streptosporangiales bacterium.
GGATCGCGAGGAGTTGTTGTCGTGGACGCGCGCGCCGTCGATGAAGGCGGGACTGGCGCAGCGGGCCAGGGTGGTTCTGCTGGCTGCCGACGGGGTGGGCACGACCGAGATCGTGCGCCGGGTCGGGTTGAGTAAGCCAGCGGTGATCGGGTGGAAGCGACGGTTCGCGGCCGAGGGTATCGACGGGCTGGACGATCGGCCCAAGTCCGGGCGCCCGCGTCGTATCGACCCGGTGGCTGTCGTGCTCGCGACCTTGGAGCCGCCGCCGGAGAAGCTCGGCATCACGCACTGGTCGAGCCGGCTGTTGGCCGATCATCTGGGCGTCAGCGACTTCACGGTATCCACGACGTGGAAGAAATGGGGGTTGCAGCCCTGGCGAGTCGAGACGTTCAAGTTCTCCACCGATCCCGAGTTGGAGGCCAAGATCCGCGACGTGATCGGGTTGTATCTGAACCCGCCGGACAAGGCCATCGTGCTGTGCGTGGACGAGAAGTCGCAGGTTCAGGCGCTGGACCGCACTGCGCCGGTGTTGCCGCTACGACTGGGTATGTCGGAGAAACAGACCCACGACTACGTCCGGCACGGCACCACGACGCTGTTCGCGGCGCTGGAGGTCGCGACCGGCAAGGTGACCGATGCCTGCTACCCGCGGCACCGGCACGAGGAGTTCCTGCGCTTCTTAAGGCACGTCGCGAAGAGCTACCCGCGCCGGCGGCTGCACATCGTTTGCGACAACTACGCCACTCACAAGCACCCGGCCGTGACCAGCTGGCTGGCGAAGAACAAGCGGATCACGCTGCACTTCACCCCGACCTCGGGCTCCTGGCTGAACATGGTCGAGATCTTCTTCGGCATCATCACCCGACAGGCGATCCGCCGCGGCACCTTCACCAGCGTCAAGAACCTCATCGCCGCGATCGAGATCTACATCGACGCCTGGAACGAACGCTGCCAGCCGTTCGTGTGGACCAAGACCGCCGACCAGATCATCCCCCACGCGACCAGAGGTCAAGCAACTTCAATAGCGCGACACTAGGTCTGGGTACGCATGCAGCAGTATCGACACTTCAAACTCACCTGCGTGCATGTCTTCGTGCGCGCTGGTCGCCAACTCCGCGGCGGTTCGAGCGTGCCGTATGTCATCACTGCTGGGAAACAGCGTGACGTGCGGGCCGGTTAAGTTGGCTTCCTGAGCTGCGTTGGCCAATGTGTAGTTGCCGCCGTGCCCGTTGACATTGCTAGGCGGTACCCAGCCGCCGCCGTTGAGGTGGCCACGTCTGTGACCACCTGATGGAGTGTGTGGGAGCTGATGCTAAAGGTCCCTGGCCAGAACGCGTGTTCGTGAGAACAACCGAGCGTTAGCGGCGGGAGCATCCAAAGGTCGTATGCGTCCGTGATGGCGCGGCCGATGGTCACAGCGATGATCGTGTCCGTGGTTAAGGGCAAGTAGTCCCCGTGTCGGCCATGTCGGCGATGCTGTACGGGTGGTTGGCTCGAGACCTGCGGCCGGCGTCGCGGTTGTCGAGGAGGACGAGTGTGAACCGGGTGGAGAGCGCCGGGACCTGCTGCAGGGTCCACAGCGACGAGTCGTACCCGATGCCCATCACCAGGACGAGTGGCGGGCCGGCTCCATGAGTCTCGTAGAACAGCTCCTGCCCGTTCGTGCTGACGACGCCTGAACGCGGGACGTGCCCGAGGTTCCGGCGAGTCGGGTCCGCCTCGGATTCTGCGATCGTGCCTTCCATGAGTCCTCCTCAGTTAGCTCGCCCGGTGGCGAGGATCTGCTTCCTCACAGAGGGCGTGAGCAAGACTGTTACGGCGGTAACCCCCACGGTTACGGTTCGGTGCCGCAGGATCGCACCCTGAGCGGTCACGGGACAGGAGGCGCGATGAGTGATGTCGCTGGTCCTGGCGCGGTCGAGCGCGCGCGTTCCGCCGCAGCCGTGGGCGACTGGCACGAGGCGTTCGATCTGCTCGTAGGCGCCGACGAGAACGGCCCCCTCGCGCCCACTGATCTAGTGTTGCTCGGCGAGGTCGCGTACGCGGCCGGCCACCTCGACGCGACGATCGAGGCGTGGGAGCGTGGTTCGCGGCCGTACGCGCCAACGAGCGGATGCTGACCGGAGACCTGTCCGGCGCTCGGCAATGGGCCCGGGTAGCTGTCAAGATTGGTTCGAAGCGAGACCTGGCGGCAGCCGCCATCGGCACGGTGACCGAAGCCCGCCTCCTCATCCTGGACGGCCACGTCCAGCAAGGGCTGGCCCTGCTAGACCAAGCAGGGGTGGCGGCGGTTTCCGGAGACCTCGATCCGCTCTCGACGGGCATCGTCTACTGCGAGCTCGTGTGCGCTCTGCAGGGTCTCGCCCAGTACGACCTAGCCGAGGAGTGGACGGAGGCGATGGAGCGGTGGTGCCAGACGAATGCCGTCGGGAGCGTGCACGGCCGGTGCCGGGTCCACCGCGCGGAGATCCTCCGGCTTCGTGGGTCGTGCAGCGAGGCGGAGGGTGAGGCGTTGATGGCCTGTGAGGAGCTGCGCCCCTACCTGCGCCGCGAACTCGGTTGGCCGCTGAACGAGCTCGGAGTGATTCGCCTGCACAAGGCAGATATCAAGGGCGCGGAGGAGGCCCTGCTCGCCGCACACCGCGCCGGGTGGGATCCCCAACCCGGTCTGGCGCTGGTGCGCCTGGCTCAAGGAGACCCGGCCACCGCGGCCGCCTCCATACGAGACGCCCTCGAACGCCCCATCCGGGTGCCCTCGAAGGAGCGACCACCGACCAGCGACCTGCACCGCGCTCCGCTGCTCGAGGCCCAGGTCGAGATCGAGATCGCGGCCGGCGACCTCGGCCGGGCACGATCAGCCGCCGACGAGTTGGAGCTCGTGGCTGCCCGATTCGACAACAAGGCGTTGCTCGCCGGCGCCACGCTGGCTCGCGGACGAGTGCGACTCGCCGGCGGCGATGCGGCCGGCGCCGAGCAGTGCTTGTCCGAAGCGGTGCGACTGTGGAACGAGGTCGGCGCCCCCTACGAGGCGGCACGCGCACGCATGGACCTGTCCGACGCCCATGCCGCCCGCGGTAGCGAGCACCGGGCGTTCTTGGAGCGCGCAGCGGCCCGCGAGATCCTCGACCGGATCGAAACCGCGCCCTCCGTGTCCCCACCAGCACACGTCGAGCGCCGCGATGCAGCCGGGGAACAGCCCACTGAGAGCGTCAACGTCTTTCGTCGCGAGGGGACTACTGGACTGTGATCTTCGAGGGGCACACCGTTCGCGTGCGCGACCTCAAGGGCATGCGCTACCTCGTGCGGCTCCTCGCCGAACCCGACCGGGAGTACCACGTGCTGGATCTCGTCGCCGCCGAGACCGGCCGGGCTTCTCGGGTCGACAGCGGTCAGGTGGCCAACCTGCCGCACTCGGCACTCGGCGATGCGGGCGAGATTCTCGACGCCCGAGCCAAGGACGCCTACCGCCGACGCATCGCCGAGTTCGACGACGACATCGAGCAGGCGCGCACCATCGGGGACGCCGAGCGCCTCGCCCAGGCAGATGCCGAACGCGACTTCCTCGTTCGAGAGCTCGCACGCGCGTTTGGTCTCGGAGGTCGCGGCCGACGAGCTGCGTCCGCGTCCGAACGCGCTCGAGCCGCCGTAACCCGTTCGGTCCGCCAGGCGATGACCAAGATCGGTGAACACCACCCCACCCTGGGCGAGCACCTCAGCCACACCATCCGCACCGGCACCTACTGCGCCTACCACCCTGACCCGCGCGCGCCGGCTGGATGGCAATTTTGAGTCTCTACGGCGGTGCCGATGGGCCATCCGCTCGCAGTGATCGGAGTCAGCCAGGGCAAGGTTTCCCACTACGACGACTACCTCGACCGAGGTCGACTTCATCAGGAAGTGGGAGGACCACGTGCGACAGTCGCCAGGTGCCGTGCGCGTCGAGGGCTACGGCGACCGCGAAAGCGGCACGGTGTCCTTCGACGAGGAGTGGGCAGACGGCGATGCCTTGATGCAGCACATCGGTCAGATGCAGGAGACGGGTCTCTTCGACGAGCTCATGACGCTGCAGAGCATCGACAGCCTCTTCCTGCTCACACCGACGGACCACCCCGGCGTCAACGCACTCCTCGACCAGTTCGGCGCCAGCCGGTTCGAACGGTTCGCCACCTCCCACGGCTGACCTCGCGGCCGTCTCATCCGTTCGCGAGGGCCGCCTTCTCGGAGGCGGCCAGCATGTCGGCGAAGGTCGCCGTCAACATCCTGTCGATCAGTGGGCCGGTGATGCGGCCCAACGGGCCGCCCCGGGGGAGGTAGTGATAGTCGAACGTGGTCACCGTCCCCTCTCCGGCAGGCTCGAGCGTGAGTGAGGACCGGGCCTGCTTGAACGGAACCGACCAGCTGGGCTGGTTCTGGGTGTCGATCCGGCATCCCTCCTCCCAGACGGTGACGGTCTCCTCCATCCTGCCGACCGGCTTCAGCCTGACCTGGCGGCGGGCACCCACGCCGCCGGCCTGGTCGCCGACGGCGCTGGAGGCCCTGAGGCCAGTCCAGTGGTTGGCCAGGTTCGGGAAGTCGGCGTACAGGGCCCAGACGGAACACGTGGATGCCGACATGCGACGTTGCAGCGTGATGTGTCGTTCAGGCACGAGACTCACTCCGGACCGACTCGAAGTAGGTCACCAGCTCGTCGGCGATGGATGCGCCGGCGAGCACCGGGGCGAAGTGCCCGAGCCCCGGCAGCTCGCAGACCTGCGCGTCGGGGACGTGACGGGCGATGTGCTCCGCGGCATCGGTGAACCAGGTCGCGAGGCGGGTCCGCTCGCCCTGCAGGAGGAGCACCGGTACGGCGACCCGGGCGAGCGCCTCGGGATCGGTGGACCGGGGGCCCTCGTAGGGAGCGTCGCCCTGGATGAACCGGAGCATCGCCGGGACTCCGTCCGACCACCGCTGGTGGAAGTCCGTCCGCTCCAGGGCGGCAACCTCCTCGTCGTTGCAGATCCACGGGGCGAACGCCCGCAACGCA
Proteins encoded in this region:
- a CDS encoding IS630 family transposase, with the protein product MAPAVDVELSSRDREELLSWTRAPSMKAGLAQRARVVLLAADGVGTTEIVRRVGLSKPAVIGWKRRFAAEGIDGLDDRPKSGRPRRIDPVAVVLATLEPPPEKLGITHWSSRLLADHLGVSDFTVSTTWKKWGLQPWRVETFKFSTDPELEAKIRDVIGLYLNPPDKAIVLCVDEKSQVQALDRTAPVLPLRLGMSEKQTHDYVRHGTTTLFAALEVATGKVTDACYPRHRHEEFLRFLRHVAKSYPRRRLHIVCDNYATHKHPAVTSWLAKNKRITLHFTPTSGSWLNMVEIFFGIITRQAIRRGTFTSVKNLIAAIEIYIDAWNERCQPFVWTKTADQIIPHATRGQATSIARH
- a CDS encoding SRPBCC family protein, with product MPERHITLQRRMSASTCSVWALYADFPNLANHWTGLRASSAVGDQAGGVGARRQVRLKPVGRMEETVTVWEEGCRIDTQNQPSWSVPFKQARSSLTLEPAGEGTVTTFDYHYLPRGGPLGRITGPLIDRMLTATFADMLAASEKAALANG